One Proteiniborus ethanoligenes genomic region harbors:
- the lepB gene encoding signal peptidase I, with protein MSRKTIAMELISWTKSLGIAFVLALIINIFVFEMTGVDGRSMNPTLNHGDRLFAIKTNQIFKSVPKYGDIVIVDGNINKNRTIIDEAKDSAIISTILRRKNMDFLIKRVIGVPGDTLEIRNNKLYRNGELIEEIYIFEEMITEDMSIRIPDGHVFVMGDNRNDSRDSRDIGPIPLKNVRAKVIIRLYPFNKMGKL; from the coding sequence ATGTCAAGAAAAACTATAGCTATGGAACTAATATCATGGACAAAGTCCTTAGGGATTGCATTTGTGCTGGCATTGATTATAAATATTTTTGTTTTTGAAATGACTGGAGTAGATGGTAGATCCATGAATCCGACTTTAAATCATGGAGATAGGTTATTTGCAATAAAAACAAATCAAATATTTAAGAGCGTACCTAAATATGGTGATATAGTAATAGTAGATGGTAATATAAACAAAAATAGAACTATAATAGATGAAGCCAAGGATAGTGCAATAATAAGTACTATTTTGAGAAGAAAAAATATGGATTTCCTAATAAAAAGAGTCATTGGCGTACCTGGTGATACACTAGAAATTAGAAATAATAAGCTATATAGAAATGGAGAACTTATAGAGGAAATTTATATATTTGAAGAGATGATTACGGAGGATATGAGTATAAGGATTCCAGATGGGCATGTGTTTGTAATGGGAGACAATAGAAATGACAGTAGAGATAGTAGAGATATTGGTCCTATTCCTCTTAAAAATGTAAGAGCAAAAGTAATAATCAGACTATATCCTTTTAATAAAATGGGAAAATTATAG
- a CDS encoding DMT family transporter, with amino-acid sequence MSKQLKADIALLLVTVGWGASFLLTKSSLSELSTFNFLAIRFSIAFVLSLIIFLKQLINMDRKTIKQGVILGIVVYATYGLQTVGLNYTTASKSAFITGFNVILVPIFSALLMKKVPEKKVFFSVFMAFAGLGLLSLNKSISEINIGDIYTFICAIICAIHIILLGRYTMESEPIALAVIQMGVCAILSLITTLSFEKPIVPTNYEVWTNIIILSVVCTLGAFIVQSIAQKFTSPTHTALIFTAEPVFAAIFGYVILGEILSKKGLIGAVLILISMIITEVDFTNRKHRYKEIVDNAVHNINISK; translated from the coding sequence ATGTCGAAACAACTAAAAGCAGATATAGCGTTATTATTAGTAACCGTAGGATGGGGAGCCTCTTTTCTATTAACTAAAAGCTCATTATCTGAGCTAAGCACATTTAACTTTTTAGCTATTAGATTTTCTATAGCATTTGTTTTATCATTAATTATTTTTTTAAAGCAATTAATTAATATGGATAGAAAGACTATTAAACAAGGTGTAATTTTAGGGATTGTAGTATATGCTACTTATGGACTCCAAACTGTAGGACTTAACTATACTACAGCTTCAAAATCTGCATTTATTACAGGCTTCAATGTGATATTGGTTCCGATATTTTCAGCATTACTTATGAAAAAGGTTCCTGAGAAAAAAGTGTTTTTTAGTGTCTTTATGGCATTTGCAGGACTAGGGCTTCTATCCTTAAATAAAAGCATATCAGAAATAAATATTGGTGATATATATACTTTTATATGTGCCATAATATGTGCAATTCATATAATACTCCTAGGGAGATATACAATGGAAAGTGAACCTATTGCTCTTGCAGTTATTCAGATGGGAGTTTGTGCTATACTAAGCTTAATAACAACATTATCCTTCGAGAAACCTATAGTTCCAACTAATTATGAGGTATGGACAAATATAATAATATTAAGTGTAGTTTGTACTTTAGGTGCCTTTATTGTTCAAAGTATAGCGCAGAAGTTTACTAGTCCTACTCATACAGCATTAATTTTTACAGCGGAACCTGTTTTTGCAGCAATATTTGGATATGTTATTTTAGGAGAAATTCTTAGCAAGAAGGGTTTAATAGGAGCTGTGTTAATATTAATTAGCATGATAATAACGGAAGTGGATTTTACTAATAGAAAGCATAGATATAAGGAAATAGTAGATAATGCCGTTCATAACATAAACATCAGCAAATAG